Within Garra rufa chromosome 9, GarRuf1.0, whole genome shotgun sequence, the genomic segment AAATCTTCAAGTGTGACAAacagaacaggcaggaacatccacacacgtaaaACATCTAAACAATGTAAAGACCAACGGGGAATtcaagaaacagacagacttataaaggaagataattaattaaacacaggtgatgagGATGACAGGTTGATGAGGGTGAAACCaataatgacaaaatgacagggggagaccaggtgaacagacaggactgtgacacacacagtattttacaCTAAgcgcacatttttatatttagttaaattgtatttttttttactccattttaacatggatttctatCGAGACGGAACACAAATCTAAACAGTAGTTAGAATCCAACATGGCGGCACTCGTCTGTTaatcaggaaaaaggtggataaacaaAGGAAATTTGCCATTTCACACATgattcaaaatatttactaaagtTTAGAATAAGGCCCAATGTATATATTACCATTCGCTAATAAACCTTGATCTACAAAACATTAATTAACCATCATCCCTGATTGTGCTTTAGGTGCACGCAATCCCACTGAAGTCCTCGTGGGTGATGACATGTTCGTACGCACCTTCAGGAAACATGGTGGCGTGTGGAGGACTTGACAACATGTGCTCCATCTACAACCTGAAGGGCAAAGATGGCAACGTGAAGGTCATGCGTGAGCTTGCGGCACACACAGGTGACAATATGTGAACCAGGATACCAATATACAAGAGCAATTTAAGCAGTTAAATATTTTACATCAGCTCGCTGCGTCTTAAAATCTCTGTTTTGATTGTCTGATCTGAATTTGTGTTATGTGTTTTGTGTTGATCAGGTTACCTGTCCTGCTGCCGCTTTCTGAATGACAATGAGATCATCACCAGCTCTGGAGACTGTACCTGGTACATTCACTTCTAATATGTCTAAGAAAGGTTTGCTGTAGATAATGTATTCATTCAATTCCCTTAACTAATGTGACCTGGACTTTTTCCAGTGTTCTGTGGGACATTGAGACAGGATCGCAGAAGACCGTGTTTGCTGGTCATCTGGGTGACTGTATGTCTCTGGGTGTGGCCCCTGACTTTAACACGTTCATCTCAGGAGCCTGTGACTTCACAGCCAAACTGTGGGACATCCGTGAAGGccagtgcagacagaccttcgGAGGCCACGAGAGTGACATCAACGCCATTGGGGTAGGAATGATCAGCAAGACAGTAATTAATGtcaaaccctaaccctaaccactGAAATACTGattagttacatttttaatgAGTGGGGCATACTAAggcttaattttatttgtttatgatTTGAACCCCCTAGGCTGGTGGTTCTTACCTTTTTTGACTCCAAAAggatttttaaatatgtatatttttctaacaatttcttactgctaaaatATTTCAGAGTTTGTTATAATTAGAAGAATGTTTGTACATTGGAACAAtgtttagtatttttatattcTATGTAGCATTTAATAATATTCTAAAttcgttttttgttttgttttgttttatatatttgtaatttttttatgttcATTTAGATTTAAGTTCAGACATGTTTAAAGTtaaacaaacttattttatttcaggtacaTTTTAAGCTTTTCATCTAacatctatattttattttatttcagatttatttatattttaatgaaccaaaatgtgttttatttttaatatttaaatagtttccaaaattttagttttacaaaaaatgatgtacttttgtaattttttattaaagttttaattatttaaatgtattaacatTAAACACTTTATTTTAGGTACATTTGAAGTTTTTCATATAACATTTCATtcaattttatttgatttcagatttacttcaattaacaaaaattatttcatttttaatagtttttataatttaataatttttttaatagttttagttttactaAGGTTTATGcttatttaagttttagtcactttaatgtattaaaatgtaacatttcagtttttcatctaacatttatattttatttaatttcagattcaTTGTATTTAACAAACAtatgttatatttaaatttaaattgtataatttaatattttaaataatttagtttAACTAAGATTGTTATGTGCTTTAGTTGTTTTTAGTAGTTTtctttatatttctatttaggtttacgtttattttagttgtagtcattttaatgtattaaaattataattacttTATTGCAGGTGCATTTTAAGTTTTTCAATTTATATACAATTtgatttcagatttattttaattaataaacaaatatttttaatagctttaatagtttttataatttaatcatttttaaacagttttactAAAATTacgtgcttttgtcattttttaaatctttttttatatatatatatatatatctatttaggtttacatttattttttatctaacatttgtattttatttgatttcagatttattttaattaacaaaaacttaatttctaataatccttttttaaatagttgtagtTTCTAATAACAACATGGAGTTTAAAAAGTTGTAAGTATTGCCAAATTAATTTgccaaattaattttaatttaatattaatgatattaatttaaataacttTTCCAGATCTAGAAATCACACATTTAAAATTAGATTATATAATGGTTCTTCAAAGCTGTTGAGGGGGTGAATTAAACAGTTTTAGGCTAatttaacacttattttaaaacatttatatcatattgAGGACCCCTGGTTAAAAACCACTgcattaataaatttaatttgtaCAGTATGTAGATTATCCTGCACTGCTGACATAACAAACATGAAGAATATGTTTAATTGTGCAGTTTGTTTAAAAGGTGTGGTGTTTATTAATTAAGAGAATGAGCAAAAACCCAACAGATTGAGGAACCTGGATCAGaaggcaaccacatagcaacacactaacaaaCTGAGAATGCCTTATAGCATCCACACAGCACACCCTAACATAAAGTGGCAGTGAGTTTTGCGATATAACAAATGCATTAATTTTTCTCTCTGTGCCACTTTGCAGTTTTTCCCCAATGGCAATGCAGTGATCACAGGTTCAGACGACGCTTCCTGCAAGCTGTACGACCTTCGTTCAGACCAGGAGCTCATCACCTACCAGGACTCCAGCATCATGTGCGGCGTGACCTCCATCGCTCCCTCCCTCTCTGGAAGACTC encodes:
- the gnb3a gene encoding guanine nucleotide-binding protein G(I)/G(S)/G(T) subunit beta-3a, encoding MGEMEQLRKEAESLKDEITAARKAVQDLTFQDHVAGTAVVGRVQLKTRKTLRGHLAKIYAVHWGTDSKLCVSASQDGKLIVWDSYTTNKVHAIPLKSSWVMTCSYAPSGNMVACGGLDNMCSIYNLKGKDGNVKVMRELAAHTGYLSCCRFLNDNEIITSSGDCTCVLWDIETGSQKTVFAGHLGDCMSLGVAPDFNTFISGACDFTAKLWDIREGQCRQTFGGHESDINAIGFFPNGNAVITGSDDASCKLYDLRSDQELITYQDSSIMCGVTSIAPSLSGRLILAGYDDFNCNIWDSLKAERVGVLSGHDNRVSCIGVTPDGMACCTGSWDSFLKIWN